One Granulicella sp. 5B5 DNA window includes the following coding sequences:
- a CDS encoding MFS transporter yields the protein MKRRSGAVAGATVALVLLTAMNFVNYLDRYILPAVQEQVKGDFHLSDAQIGALTFWFFVAYVGASPITGWLGDRFSRKPMIVIAALAIAAMNFFTASVHDYWSLNLRHALLGIGEASFGIFAPALLADFYSERDRNRVLTIFNMALPFGAAMGFEAGAWVGGHYGWRMSFISSAVPGAVIGLLIWFLMKEPVRTGGSTTVKVERAGALSLLKNPAYLCAILGYAAVTFSLGGISWWMPSFLHRVAGYSIEAAGGVMGPIIVVAGLGGTALGGWIAQVWSKKTAKALYLVPALSALLTVPPAMLCFFGPTKFIVPSLSVAVFLVFLGTGPVNAATLNAVPANLRAMAMAGQLFALHVFGDMSSPTLIGIVSDHSNLRLGLGLTLVTFVIGAGIFFLGTRYAPELHDDVPEVVAA from the coding sequence ATGAAGCGGCGTAGCGGTGCGGTGGCAGGGGCGACGGTGGCCCTGGTGCTGTTGACGGCGATGAACTTCGTGAACTACCTGGACCGCTATATTTTGCCGGCGGTGCAGGAGCAGGTGAAGGGCGATTTTCACCTGAGCGATGCGCAGATTGGCGCGCTGACGTTCTGGTTCTTCGTGGCGTATGTGGGGGCTTCGCCGATTACGGGATGGCTGGGCGACCGTTTCTCGCGCAAGCCGATGATTGTGATTGCCGCACTGGCGATTGCTGCGATGAATTTCTTTACCGCGAGCGTGCATGACTACTGGTCTCTGAATCTGCGGCATGCGTTGCTGGGTATTGGCGAGGCGAGCTTTGGGATCTTTGCGCCGGCGCTGCTGGCGGATTTTTATTCAGAGCGCGACCGCAACCGCGTGCTGACGATCTTCAACATGGCGCTGCCGTTTGGCGCAGCGATGGGGTTTGAAGCAGGCGCTTGGGTGGGTGGTCACTATGGCTGGCGGATGAGCTTTATCTCATCGGCGGTGCCGGGAGCTGTGATCGGGCTGCTGATCTGGTTTTTGATGAAGGAGCCGGTGCGGACCGGCGGGTCGACGACGGTGAAGGTGGAGCGCGCGGGGGCGCTGTCGTTGCTGAAGAACCCGGCGTATCTGTGCGCGATTTTGGGATACGCGGCGGTGACGTTTTCGCTGGGCGGGATCTCGTGGTGGATGCCGTCGTTTCTGCATCGCGTGGCTGGGTACTCGATTGAGGCTGCGGGTGGCGTGATGGGGCCGATTATTGTGGTGGCTGGGCTGGGCGGTACGGCGTTGGGCGGATGGATCGCGCAGGTGTGGTCGAAGAAGACGGCAAAGGCGCTGTATCTGGTGCCTGCGCTGAGTGCGCTGCTGACGGTGCCGCCGGCGATGCTGTGTTTCTTTGGGCCGACGAAGTTCATTGTGCCGTCGCTGAGTGTGGCGGTGTTTCTGGTGTTTTTGGGCACGGGTCCGGTGAATGCGGCGACGCTGAATGCGGTGCCTGCGAACCTGCGCGCGATGGCGATGGCGGGGCAGCTGTTTGCGCTGCATGTGTTTGGCGATATGTCATCGCCCACACTGATTGGGATCGTGAGCGACCACTCGAACCTGCGGTTAGGGTTGGGACTGACGCTGGTGACGTTTGTGATTGGCGCTGGGATCTTCTTCCTGGGCACGCGGTACGCGCCGGAGCTGCATGACGATGTGCCCGAGGTCGTCGCAGCGTGA
- a CDS encoding glycosyltransferase: MIANAREWWRTGAETVAWLVAAAWVFRASDVVRNLPAMPRLTGVEWDRLPERVASLMVVVPARNEEANIAATLDALMVADYPALKVLVIDDRSTDKTGMIVDAYVAEYATRAPGRLDVIHVTDLPEGWLGKTFALQVGTENSESEFLLFTDADVLFSPSVLRRTMVYMEAERADHAVVLPTMQVKSWGEGVVLGFFQILGMWAARPWRVSDPKAYDTVGVGAFNLIRRTALEETGGWTPQRMAILEDITIGRRMKLAGMRQRLVFAPGLVLVHWASGGFGLVRVMTKNLFSAFNFRPLLLLVAALWMTLFFLAPLAEMGWWPTVGAGVMVLCSIGALYRVVGEVSEIDARYGWLFPLGALAFMWAMVRSMAVVWWRGGVEWRGTHYALRDLRRHNSQLKWIREAAEERRAAKIRL; the protein is encoded by the coding sequence GTGATTGCGAACGCACGTGAATGGTGGCGCACAGGGGCAGAGACCGTGGCATGGCTGGTGGCTGCGGCGTGGGTGTTTCGGGCGAGCGATGTGGTGCGGAACCTGCCTGCGATGCCTCGGCTGACCGGGGTGGAGTGGGACCGGCTGCCGGAGCGCGTGGCGAGCCTTATGGTGGTGGTGCCGGCGCGGAATGAAGAGGCGAACATCGCGGCGACTCTGGATGCGCTGATGGTGGCAGATTATCCGGCGCTAAAGGTGCTGGTGATCGACGACCGGTCGACGGACAAGACGGGCATGATTGTGGATGCGTATGTGGCGGAGTATGCAACGCGCGCGCCGGGGCGGCTGGATGTGATCCACGTAACGGACCTGCCGGAGGGGTGGCTGGGCAAGACGTTTGCGTTGCAGGTGGGCACGGAGAATTCGGAGTCGGAGTTTTTGCTGTTTACGGATGCGGATGTGCTGTTCTCCCCGTCGGTGCTGCGGCGGACGATGGTATACATGGAGGCCGAGCGGGCGGACCATGCGGTGGTGCTGCCGACGATGCAGGTGAAGAGCTGGGGCGAGGGTGTGGTTCTGGGGTTCTTTCAGATACTGGGCATGTGGGCTGCGCGGCCGTGGCGGGTGAGCGATCCGAAGGCGTATGACACTGTAGGCGTGGGTGCGTTCAACCTGATTCGGCGGACAGCGCTGGAAGAGACTGGCGGATGGACGCCGCAGCGGATGGCGATCCTGGAAGACATTACGATTGGGCGCCGGATGAAGCTGGCGGGGATGCGGCAGCGGCTGGTATTTGCGCCGGGGCTAGTGCTGGTGCACTGGGCGAGCGGCGGGTTCGGGCTGGTGCGCGTGATGACGAAGAATTTGTTTTCTGCGTTCAACTTTCGGCCGCTGCTGCTGCTGGTCGCGGCGCTTTGGATGACGCTGTTTTTTCTGGCTCCGCTGGCGGAGATGGGATGGTGGCCGACCGTTGGAGCGGGCGTGATGGTGCTGTGCTCGATTGGGGCGCTGTACCGCGTGGTGGGTGAGGTGAGCGAGATCGATGCGCGGTATGGGTGGTTGTTTCCGCTGGGGGCGCTGGCGTTTATGTGGGCGATGGTGCGGTCGATGGCGGTAGTGTGGTGGCGCGGCGGTGTGGAGTGGCGTGGGACGCACTATGCGCTGCGCGACCTGCGCCGGCATAACAGCCAGTTGAAGTGGATTCGCGAGGCGGCGGAGGAGCGGCGGGCGGCGAAGATACGGCTGTAG
- the ispG gene encoding flavodoxin-dependent (E)-4-hydroxy-3-methylbut-2-enyl-diphosphate synthase: MPEIHRRKAVTVKIGNVRVGSDAPVVVQSMTNTDTADVESTVQQIAALARAGSEMVRITVNNDDAAKAVPYILEGIQAKGWNTPIIGDFHYNGHILLAKYPDTAAALSKYRINPGNCSIGRKDDDNFRTMIEVAVKHQKPVRIGVNWGSLDQALLTKMMDDNSKLAEPADARDVMMEAMVVSALDNAAAAERYGMRRDQIVLSAKVSGVRDLIDVYKELASRCDYALHLGLTEAGMGMKGVVASAAGLAPLLLAGIGDTIRVSLTPTPGGDRSEEVRCGQQILQSLSIRSFMPQVTSCPGCGRTTSTYFQELAERIQNYLVESMPEWKKVYPGVEELKLAVMGCIVNGPGESKHANIGISLPGTFEEPKAPVYIDGKLAMTLKGDHIVEEFQTILNDYVEKRYGRQPVAV, encoded by the coding sequence ATGCCTGAGATCCATCGCCGTAAAGCCGTCACCGTAAAAATTGGCAACGTCCGTGTCGGTTCCGACGCGCCGGTCGTCGTGCAGTCGATGACCAACACCGACACCGCAGACGTCGAATCTACCGTCCAGCAGATCGCGGCACTCGCGCGCGCCGGCTCGGAGATGGTGCGCATCACCGTCAACAACGACGACGCGGCCAAAGCCGTCCCCTACATCCTCGAAGGCATCCAGGCCAAGGGTTGGAACACGCCCATCATCGGCGACTTCCACTACAACGGCCACATCCTGCTGGCCAAGTACCCTGACACCGCCGCGGCCCTCAGCAAGTACCGTATCAATCCAGGCAACTGCTCCATCGGCCGCAAGGACGACGACAACTTCCGCACCATGATCGAGGTCGCGGTCAAGCACCAGAAGCCCGTCCGCATCGGCGTCAACTGGGGCTCGTTAGACCAGGCTCTGCTGACGAAGATGATGGACGACAACTCAAAACTCGCCGAGCCTGCCGACGCCCGCGACGTGATGATGGAGGCGATGGTCGTCTCCGCGCTCGACAACGCCGCCGCCGCCGAGCGCTACGGCATGCGCCGCGACCAGATCGTCCTCTCAGCCAAGGTCTCCGGCGTCCGCGACCTCATCGACGTCTACAAGGAGCTCGCCAGCCGCTGCGACTACGCGTTGCATCTCGGCCTCACTGAAGCCGGCATGGGCATGAAGGGCGTCGTCGCCTCCGCCGCGGGCCTCGCGCCACTGCTCCTCGCGGGAATCGGCGACACCATCCGCGTCTCGCTCACACCGACACCGGGCGGCGACCGCTCCGAAGAGGTCCGCTGCGGCCAGCAGATCCTGCAGTCGCTCTCCATCCGCAGCTTCATGCCGCAGGTCACTAGCTGCCCCGGCTGCGGCCGCACCACCAGCACCTACTTTCAGGAGCTCGCCGAGCGCATCCAAAACTACCTCGTCGAATCCATGCCCGAGTGGAAGAAGGTCTACCCCGGCGTCGAAGAGCTCAAGCTAGCCGTCATGGGCTGCATCGTCAACGGCCCCGGAGAGTCCAAGCACGCCAACATCGGCATCTCGCTCCCCGGCACCTTCGAGGAGCCCAAGGCGCCCGTCTACATCGACGGCAAACTCGCTATGACCCTCAAAGGCGACCACATCGTCGAAGAGTTCCAGACCATCCTCAACGACTACGTCGAAAAGCGCTACGGCCGCCAACCCGTCGCCGTCTAA
- a CDS encoding site-specific integrase: MPRPPAPVKGVYQREDDPSGNWYARFRIDGKLVKKSFGADRAAAVRYVEKARTLRQTGEGHIPRSAKGTPKTAREMEAFTANSSVLVAELCDDLLRYIQSKPTVYKDQRNPPYRIGLIRAKFGDRPAASIRPYEIADWLDGMDKAPATINRYKVTFSSLYRYGKQRDKVSVNPAREVSQHKLNNAVIRFLKPDEEKRLRAVLQNAVDACGPQNEQRRKRLLHRIYELDIAIGTGMRKGEQYGLLWSDIDFDLRVITLRDTKNGSSRTVPMIDDVFRAFKALKKLSLERKDRATDRPNNSPENVVFGIGDNKKWWEAALRDAKIKNFRWHDLRHTFCSRLAQAGVSLKVIQEAAGHKTIAMSARYAHMDHTTLKNAMSVLNRTT, encoded by the coding sequence ATGCCAAGACCGCCCGCCCCTGTGAAAGGGGTCTATCAACGTGAGGACGACCCGAGCGGGAACTGGTATGCCAGGTTTCGCATCGACGGGAAGCTAGTAAAGAAATCGTTTGGTGCCGACCGTGCTGCGGCAGTGCGATACGTGGAGAAGGCCAGGACGCTGAGGCAAACAGGCGAGGGACACATACCGCGCTCAGCGAAAGGAACTCCGAAGACCGCCCGTGAGATGGAGGCATTCACGGCAAACTCTTCCGTTCTGGTTGCAGAGCTTTGCGACGATCTGCTTCGCTATATTCAAAGTAAACCGACCGTCTACAAGGACCAGAGAAATCCTCCGTATCGTATCGGCCTCATCCGTGCCAAGTTTGGAGATCGTCCGGCAGCTTCGATCCGGCCCTACGAGATCGCCGATTGGCTTGACGGTATGGATAAGGCTCCGGCTACCATCAATCGGTATAAAGTGACGTTCTCTTCGCTGTACCGCTACGGTAAGCAGCGCGACAAGGTGAGCGTGAATCCAGCGCGGGAAGTCAGTCAACATAAGCTCAACAACGCCGTGATTCGGTTTCTCAAGCCTGACGAAGAGAAACGGCTACGAGCCGTCCTCCAGAACGCGGTTGACGCCTGTGGCCCGCAGAATGAACAGCGAAGAAAAAGGCTACTCCATCGTATCTACGAACTTGACATTGCCATAGGCACCGGAATGCGGAAGGGCGAGCAGTACGGCTTGTTGTGGAGCGACATCGACTTTGACCTACGTGTGATTACTTTGAGGGACACGAAGAACGGTTCCAGCCGCACTGTACCGATGATCGACGACGTGTTTCGTGCGTTCAAGGCACTAAAGAAGCTCTCGCTCGAACGGAAAGACCGAGCAACTGACCGTCCCAACAATTCCCCTGAAAACGTAGTGTTCGGCATCGGTGACAACAAGAAATGGTGGGAGGCCGCGCTGAGAGATGCAAAGATCAAAAACTTCCGCTGGCACGACCTGCGGCATACATTTTGCTCGCGACTTGCACAGGCTGGCGTAAGTCTAAAGGTCATTCAGGAAGCAGCCGGACATAAGACGATTGCAATGTCGGCGCGCTACGCGCATATGGACCACACAACCCTGAAAAATGCGATGTCCGTTTTGAATCGCACAACGTAA
- a CDS encoding J domain-containing protein, whose product MPDETYYSLLEISETASAAEIKTAYLRLIREVHPDRLANAPAYWLRQAEEKSKEINEAYAVLSNREKRHLYDIQLASYRGSPASISQSPASPPTNTTKQGPYTTSTEQSTSWTGARSTQTHQSAPRQGQAASKPSNSTSPLNKGQRLFFAFIGSIFGLGAAATFWTSWSFGDGAFAFLLAAALLFGVACLYQHQIGRLLFALHVGPKHQLWAIIGIIVLVLFVGKIANMNRDTHFRGPDDHSASTAQMSQVKIINGNLSDTTVSGHSNEKYPSAYNFTGTIQNNSTAIVSFIRMKIRIFNCPATDKPSSHTLYGITYQSGTFDPSPPSSCKNIGEEEEDNFLDAEPGQTSGFGNFYFPNHPQGGLRWNYEITKMDTRNAAASVSDSSTSDVHGREHSPPHSGAQQITTKSGPEKVASLRQTFQAAQQSSLQVGAQQSLPAAAPLAASPGTSKAAAQEEVEVSWWKSLSGSWVGEYTCAQGVTGLTLTIAESADGGLSGIFDFYPVPGGNRFPEGSYSGDVTADPDGRFEFKPQRWISQPPGFTAVALSGRYSAEAQRVQGQVTGMAGCTLFDLSRRSGHERTLPTTYDISSLSASDHDSIESACSGARLVQGAAAYHRCLNTQLEELARYPGIPDLSKLDGVDRASIESACSGARLVQGAAAYHRCLNTQLEELARYPNTPNLGGLSSIDRNSIESACSGARLVQGPASYHRCLTHQLSELEGR is encoded by the coding sequence ATGCCGGACGAAACCTACTATTCGCTCCTCGAAATTTCGGAAACCGCATCGGCGGCGGAGATCAAAACGGCCTACCTTCGTTTGATCCGTGAGGTTCATCCTGATCGCCTCGCGAATGCTCCTGCATATTGGCTGCGCCAAGCTGAAGAAAAATCCAAAGAAATTAACGAAGCCTACGCGGTCCTTTCAAACCGCGAGAAGCGCCACCTGTATGACATCCAACTTGCTTCGTACCGCGGTTCTCCGGCATCGATCTCGCAGTCTCCGGCTTCGCCACCAACGAATACTACGAAACAAGGGCCTTACACCACTTCCACGGAGCAAAGCACTTCATGGACTGGTGCCCGCTCGACACAGACGCACCAGTCCGCTCCCCGGCAGGGTCAGGCAGCATCGAAACCTTCTAACTCTACATCTCCATTGAACAAAGGCCAACGGCTGTTTTTTGCTTTTATTGGGAGCATTTTCGGGCTCGGTGCGGCAGCTACATTTTGGACATCGTGGTCATTTGGAGACGGCGCATTCGCGTTCCTCTTAGCTGCGGCATTACTGTTCGGCGTTGCCTGCCTTTACCAACACCAAATAGGCCGACTACTTTTTGCGTTGCACGTAGGGCCAAAGCACCAGCTTTGGGCCATAATCGGCATCATTGTGCTTGTTCTGTTCGTTGGCAAAATTGCAAACATGAATCGAGACACCCATTTTCGAGGTCCGGACGACCATTCGGCAAGCACGGCGCAGATGTCGCAAGTCAAAATCATCAATGGCAATCTTTCAGATACAACGGTGAGTGGGCATTCAAATGAAAAATATCCATCTGCATATAACTTTACCGGGACTATCCAGAATAATTCGACCGCAATAGTTTCCTTCATAAGAATGAAGATTCGCATCTTCAATTGCCCGGCCACGGATAAGCCGTCGTCGCATACCTTATATGGCATCACCTATCAGTCTGGAACATTCGATCCCTCACCTCCGTCGAGCTGCAAAAATATTGGAGAGGAAGAAGAGGACAACTTCTTGGATGCAGAGCCAGGCCAAACTTCAGGATTCGGAAACTTCTACTTTCCCAATCATCCTCAAGGTGGTTTGCGATGGAATTATGAGATCACTAAGATGGACACCCGAAATGCTGCCGCGTCCGTTTCTGACTCAAGCACCTCGGACGTGCATGGTCGAGAGCATTCACCGCCTCATTCAGGCGCTCAACAAATCACTACGAAAAGTGGACCGGAAAAGGTCGCATCGCTCCGACAAACTTTTCAAGCCGCTCAGCAATCAAGCCTACAAGTTGGTGCACAACAATCCCTTCCGGCTGCTGCACCTTTAGCGGCGTCACCTGGGACATCCAAAGCGGCAGCGCAGGAAGAGGTCGAGGTTTCGTGGTGGAAATCCTTGAGCGGAAGTTGGGTGGGGGAATACACCTGTGCTCAGGGCGTTACCGGACTAACTCTGACGATTGCGGAATCGGCGGACGGAGGTCTTTCGGGCATCTTTGATTTTTATCCTGTGCCTGGGGGCAATCGCTTCCCGGAGGGTTCGTACTCGGGAGATGTGACGGCGGATCCCGATGGCCGTTTTGAATTCAAACCGCAAAGATGGATTTCTCAGCCCCCCGGATTTACTGCTGTGGCACTTTCAGGTCGCTATTCGGCGGAGGCACAGCGGGTTCAAGGGCAGGTCACCGGAATGGCTGGATGTACTTTATTTGATTTATCCCGGCGGAGCGGTCATGAGCGAACCCTGCCCACAACATACGATATTTCCAGCTTGTCAGCTTCCGACCACGACTCAATCGAGTCCGCCTGCTCGGGCGCTAGGCTCGTACAAGGCGCTGCCGCTTACCATCGGTGTCTCAATACTCAACTTGAAGAACTTGCACGGTACCCAGGCATACCTGATCTGAGCAAGCTGGACGGCGTTGATCGAGCGTCAATTGAGTCCGCCTGCTCGGGCGCCAGGCTCGTACAAGGAGCTGCTGCTTACCATCGGTGTCTCAACACTCAACTTGAAGAACTTGCACGGTATCCAAATACGCCCAACCTAGGTGGGCTAAGCAGTATCGATCGCAACTCGATCGAATCGGCTTGCTCAGGTGCGAGACTTGTGCAGGGACCAGCATCTTATCACCGTTGCCTAACGCACCAATTGTCAGAGCTCGAAGGACGGTGA
- a CDS encoding vWA domain-containing protein — protein MPLLRLNDQGRLCLKGVAENQTPEMSLIKDVLLLIDTSGSMTGDKMSQAKNGAIDFSKSATKSGYATGLAVFADRAAMVCDPTVQSAAFEKKITAVRVGIVGGSTNLAAGLDLSGKFKELAVVVVVTDGQPNSCEEALRSAALLKQRGIEIICIGTDDADKAFLDQLATRKELALHVGAHDIRTSIGQATQLLLGAAR, from the coding sequence ATGCCATTGCTTCGTTTAAACGATCAGGGACGCTTGTGCCTCAAGGGCGTCGCTGAAAATCAAACGCCCGAGATGTCGTTGATCAAAGACGTGCTGCTTCTTATCGACACTTCTGGAAGCATGACCGGGGATAAGATGTCCCAAGCAAAGAACGGTGCAATCGACTTTTCCAAATCTGCAACAAAAAGCGGATATGCGACGGGGCTTGCCGTCTTCGCTGATAGGGCCGCGATGGTATGCGATCCCACGGTGCAGAGTGCCGCCTTTGAAAAAAAGATCACTGCGGTGCGAGTCGGAATTGTAGGGGGTAGCACTAATTTGGCCGCCGGTCTTGATCTCTCTGGCAAGTTCAAAGAACTTGCTGTCGTGGTGGTCGTGACCGATGGACAGCCGAACTCGTGTGAAGAGGCTCTCCGGTCTGCGGCTCTGTTGAAACAGAGGGGTATTGAGATTATCTGCATTGGAACCGATGACGCCGATAAGGCATTTCTCGATCAATTGGCTACGCGCAAGGAACTTGCTTTGCATGTGGGAGCCCATGACATCCGGACCTCAATTGGACAGGCAACGCAGCTTTTGTTAGGTGCCGCCCGATGA